One Rhodospirillaceae bacterium genomic window, TATCGGTTTATCTATTCAAGATACGCTACTTTTTCACCTTCCCCCCTTTGAGGTCGCGGGGAACGACAAAGTCGCTCAGCCGGGCGCAGCCAGGGCTGGCCGAGGCCCATGTCCCTCTTTGAAATTTAATACTAGCAAGCGCCAGGGTGGGGTATTTCTTTCGCATGCGGGCGAGTGACTTGGTCTCTGTACCGCTGGTCAACGCCAGCGCAAAGTGCTCCAGTGCGGTGTTATGCCCAATCATCATAATGGAAGATACCTTGCGGTCGACGCGGCGGAGCCGTTTCAACAAGGTTTGGCTGTTTGCATCATAGAGCGTGTGCTCGAACTTGATTTCCGTTTTTCGAGAAAAGGCACCTGCAATGCGCATATAAGTTTCTCTCGCACGTTCCGCGGGGGAGCAAATAATTAAGTCGGGCTTAATCTTATTTTGTTTTAAATACGCTTTCATTTGCTTACAGGCTTTGATTCCACGTGGTGCTAGGGGGCGGTCAAAATCGTCCCAATGGGGATCCTCCCAACTGGATTTTGCATGCCGTAGTAGATAGAGAGTTTTCACGAGTGCCGCCTTCTTACTTGTGTGCCTAAAAATTGACTTATGTCATATACTGTTAATTGCTCTAGAGTTATACCAGTTGCCTACTTGGTCAAAATTTTAATGCTTTGGATTGACCTCGTAGGCTTTTCAAGGGAGACGTCATTATGGATACAGAAGAAACGGTTGAGCCACAGGAATCAACAAAAAGAAAGATTCCGAATAAATTTTACAACGCGGAACTCGCGCGGCTCCAAGTCGAATTGGTCAAACAACAGGGCTGGATCAAGGAAAAGGGCCATAAGGTTGTCGTTCTTTTTGAGGGCCGCGATGCGGCCGGAAAGGGTGGGGTTATCAAACGTATAACCCAATGCCTCAATCCTAGAATTTGTCGAGTCGTCGCATTGGGAATGCCGACAGAGCGGGAAAAAACTCAATGGTATTTCCAACGCTACGTGACCCACCTGCCCGCAGCTGGCGAAATGGTTCTATTTGATCGAAGCTGGTACAACCGCGCGGGCGTTGAGCGCGTCATGGGATTCTGCACTGAAGAAGAACACCAATACTTTCTTCATGCTTGTCCGCATTTCGAACGCTTGCTCGTTCAGTCAGGGATAACCGTGATCAAATACTGGTTCTCGGTCAGTGACGAAGAACAGGAACGCAGGTTTCGCGGGCGGATTGATGATCCGACAAAACAGTGGAAACTGAGTCCCATGGATTTGGAATCTCGCGACCGCTGGGTCGAGTATTCCAGGGCCAAAGACGACATGTTCCTCCACACAGACGTCAAGCATGCACCGTGGCATGTTGTCGAAGCAGACTCTAAAAAAAGAGCTCGGCTGAATTGTATGAGCCACCTGTTAAGCATGATCCCTTATCAGGATGTAACACCCGATCCGGTGCAATTGCCTGATAGGAAAACGACAGAAGGCTACGTCCGTCCACCAATGTCCCACCAGACATTTGTTCCCGATTGTTACGATTGATACGATTAATACCCGGGCCGCCAACCGGAACTGCCAAGGAGGCATGAAGTCATGGGCCAAATACCTGAGCCGCAAAACGAAAATTTGATTAAACTCGATCCAGTGGCGAAGCCCGATCCGGTGGCGAAGCCCGCTCGGGCGGCAAAACCCAGTGCGGCAAAGAGGCGTGTTGCCGAAAAGAAAGCTGTTGCAAAACCCACACAAAAACCTACTGGAAAACGACCTGTTCCAGAGGCTAGATTGCGGGGTGCAAAGTACTATTTGAATCGAGAACTAACTTGGCTCAAGTTCAATTTCCGCGTTCTCGATGAAGCTCGCAATAATAAAAACCCACTTCTCGAACGACTCAAGTTCGTTGCAATTGTTAGTTCCAACATCGACGAATTCTTTATGAAACGGATCGGCGGTTTGAAGGAGCAGGTTGGCGCTGGCGTTCATGCGAAGACCGACGATGGACGGACGCCACAAGAGCAAATTGATCAATCCACAATTATGATTAAGGAGCTCAATAGACAAAAGCAAATTGTCTTTAAAGGTGTTATCCGGGACCTCGCCAGTAAGAATATTGTTATTACCGACTACGTTCGGCTTTCAAAAGCGGAACAGGCGACAGTACGTGACGATTATTATGAAAATATTTTTCCACTGGTGACTCCGTTGGCTATGGATTCTGCTCATCCGTTTCCATTTCTGTCGAACCTTTCTCTAAATCTTTTGACGACTCTCCAATTTCCGGAAGAAGACGACACCGTGCAAGCGCGCGTTAAGGTCCCTACGGACGGAAACACACCTCGCTTTATCCAAGTTGGCGACAGCCTGACCTTCATCCCGCTGGAACAAGTTATGATCCATAACCTGGACCTGCTCTTCCCGGGCATGGAAGTTCTGTCGTGTGATATATTCCGCGTCACACGGAACGCAAATACGGAGCGCGACGAGGAAAAGGCCGATGACCTATTGGCAATGATCGAGACAGAACTCCGAGATCGAAAGTTTGCGCCAACGGTTCGCCTCGAAGTTGACGAGGGAATCGATCCCACCCA contains:
- a CDS encoding histidine phosphatase family protein, producing MKTLYLLRHAKSSWEDPHWDDFDRPLAPRGIKACKQMKAYLKQNKIKPDLIICSPAERARETYMRIAGAFSRKTEIKFEHTLYDANSQTLLKRLRRVDRKVSSIMMIGHNTALEHFALALTSGTETKSLARMRKKYPTLALASIKFQRGTWASASPGCARLSDFVVPRDLKGGKVKK
- the ppk2 gene encoding polyphosphate kinase 2; the encoded protein is MDTEETVEPQESTKRKIPNKFYNAELARLQVELVKQQGWIKEKGHKVVVLFEGRDAAGKGGVIKRITQCLNPRICRVVALGMPTEREKTQWYFQRYVTHLPAAGEMVLFDRSWYNRAGVERVMGFCTEEEHQYFLHACPHFERLLVQSGITVIKYWFSVSDEEQERRFRGRIDDPTKQWKLSPMDLESRDRWVEYSRAKDDMFLHTDVKHAPWHVVEADSKKRARLNCMSHLLSMIPYQDVTPDPVQLPDRKTTEGYVRPPMSHQTFVPDCYD